Proteins from one Actinobacillus delphinicola genomic window:
- a CDS encoding amino acid ABC transporter ATP-binding protein, translated as MIKVRNIHKTFGENKVLKGIDLDIKKGQVVVILGPSGSGKTTFLRCLNALEIPEQGTIEFEDNAPLLFDFAKKHGSKEILALRRKSGMVFQQYNLFPNKTALQNVTEGPIQVQKRDAKTVQKEAEQLLAKVGLADKKDLYPYQLSGGQQQRVGIARALAIKPELMLFDEPTSALDPELVQEVLNTMKTLAKEGWTMVVVTHEIKFALDVADTVIVMDKGHIVEQGAPQDLFHNPQHERTQAFLKQLRAK; from the coding sequence ATGATTAAAGTTCGTAATATTCATAAAACTTTTGGCGAAAATAAAGTGCTAAAAGGTATCGATCTTGATATTAAAAAGGGGCAAGTTGTCGTTATCCTTGGTCCTTCTGGTTCAGGTAAAACCACATTTTTACGCTGTTTGAATGCCCTAGAAATTCCAGAACAAGGAACGATTGAATTTGAAGATAATGCCCCACTTCTTTTTGATTTTGCTAAAAAGCATGGTAGTAAAGAGATTTTAGCGTTGCGTCGTAAATCGGGCATGGTTTTCCAACAATATAACCTTTTCCCGAATAAAACCGCATTGCAAAATGTGACTGAAGGTCCTATTCAAGTCCAGAAACGTGATGCCAAAACTGTCCAAAAAGAAGCAGAACAACTGCTTGCGAAAGTGGGTTTAGCGGATAAAAAAGATCTTTATCCTTACCAGCTTTCTGGCGGACAACAACAACGTGTTGGTATCGCGCGTGCATTGGCGATTAAACCTGAATTGATGCTATTTGACGAACCGACTTCTGCCCTTGATCCAGAACTCGTGCAAGAAGTGTTAAATACCATGAAAACCCTTGCAAAAGAAGGTTGGACGATGGTTGTGGTGACGCATGAGATTAAATTCGCTTTAGATGTCGCAGATACCGTGATTGTGATGGATAAAGGGCATATCGTAGAACAAGGTGCGCCACAAGATTTATTCCATAACCCACAACACGAACGCACACAAGCTTTCTTAAAGCAATTACGTGCGAAATAA
- a CDS encoding DNA ligase produces MNKLFILLIISLWAMKIYSVTEPLPPQLMLLKVYHGQSLQGWVMSEKLDGVRGYWTGKALYSRQKRVLTPPPYFTKHFPPFAIDGELFIQRQAFDEVSRIVRSQGDKGWSKIKLNVFDVPNAQGDLFQRLATLKQYLQKHPNAPIKIIPQIPIQSKTQMMTFFHQVVDNGGEGIVLRNPKLNYQHGRSDQILKFKPLLDDECKVIAYRDGRGKYQGMLGSVICQNQYGTFRIGSGFSDKERQNPPPIGTVITYQYRGFTKKGLPRFATFYRIKS; encoded by the coding sequence ATGAACAAATTATTTATTTTACTTATCATTAGCCTATGGGCGATGAAAATCTATTCGGTAACAGAACCATTGCCACCACAACTCATGTTATTAAAGGTTTATCACGGACAATCTTTGCAAGGTTGGGTGATGAGCGAAAAACTAGATGGTGTGCGTGGTTATTGGACAGGCAAAGCACTTTATAGTCGCCAGAAACGCGTATTGACCCCTCCGCCTTATTTCACCAAGCACTTTCCGCCGTTTGCGATTGACGGCGAGCTTTTTATTCAACGCCAAGCCTTTGATGAAGTATCTCGTATCGTACGTTCACAAGGAGATAAGGGTTGGTCTAAGATTAAATTAAACGTATTTGATGTACCGAATGCTCAAGGTGATTTATTCCAACGGCTTGCTACGTTAAAACAGTATTTGCAAAAGCACCCCAATGCACCGATAAAAATTATCCCGCAAATTCCGATTCAATCAAAAACGCAGATGATGACGTTTTTTCACCAAGTGGTGGATAATGGCGGAGAAGGTATTGTATTGCGTAATCCAAAATTGAATTATCAACATGGGCGGAGTGATCAAATTTTAAAATTTAAACCCTTACTAGATGACGAATGTAAAGTGATTGCCTATCGAGATGGGCGAGGAAAATATCAAGGCATGTTAGGATCGGTTATTTGCCAAAACCAATATGGCACCTTTCGGATCGGTTCAGGATTTAGCGATAAAGAGCGCCAAAATCCACCACCAATAGGAACGGTCATTACCTATCAATATCGTGGTTTTACTAAAAAGGGATTACCTCGTTTTGCAACGTTTTATCGTATAAAATCATAG
- the uvrB gene encoding excinuclease ABC subunit UvrB, whose translation MKSKSFKIHSEFKPAGDQIEAIKKLTENIDAGLAHQTLLGVTGSGKTFTIANVIAKENRPTMILAPNKTLAAQLYAEMKAFFPENAVEYFVSYYDYYQPEAYVPASDTFIEKDASVNDQIEQMRLSATKALLERRDVIVVASVSAIYGLGDPDSYLKMMLHLRKGAIINQRKILSQLAELQYTRNDQAFERGTFRVRGEVIDIFPAESDDQALRIELFDDEIERLSLFDPLTNTSFGEVPRFTIYPKTHYVTPRERILDTIEKVKVELAERRAYLLENNKLLEEQRITQRTQFDIEMMNELGYCSGIENYSRYLANRPEGAPPPTLFDYLPADGLLVIDESHVTVPQIGGMYRGDRARKETLVEYGFRLPSALDNRPMKFEEFEAQAPQTIYVSATPGPYELEKSCGEVIDQVIRPTGLLDPEIEVRPVSTQVDDLLSECRVRADNNERVLVTVLTKKMAEDLTDYLEEHGVRVRYLHSDIDTVERVEILRDLRLGEFDVLVGINLLREGLDIPEVSLVAILDADKEGFLRSERSLIQTIGRAARNLKGKAILYADRITNSMEKAITETNRRREKQMQFNKDNGIVPKGLNKKVGEMLDIGQGSGAKKSSSNTKTAEPKADYTFTHDPKQYEKQRKKLEQEMYKCAQNLEFERAAALRDELHELDKYFIGVAPE comes from the coding sequence ATGAAAAGTAAAAGTTTTAAAATCCATTCTGAATTTAAGCCTGCGGGCGATCAGATTGAGGCAATAAAAAAATTAACAGAAAATATTGATGCAGGGTTAGCTCATCAAACTCTACTTGGCGTAACGGGGTCAGGCAAAACCTTTACTATTGCGAACGTAATTGCCAAAGAAAATCGCCCAACCATGATTTTAGCGCCCAATAAAACACTGGCTGCACAACTGTATGCCGAAATGAAAGCATTTTTCCCTGAAAATGCGGTAGAGTATTTTGTTTCTTATTATGATTATTACCAACCAGAGGCTTATGTACCCGCAAGCGATACTTTTATTGAAAAAGATGCGTCAGTAAATGATCAAATTGAACAAATGCGTCTTTCTGCAACAAAAGCGTTATTAGAACGGCGGGATGTTATTGTGGTTGCCTCTGTTTCAGCAATTTATGGGCTAGGTGATCCCGATAGCTATCTCAAAATGATGTTGCATTTACGCAAAGGGGCAATTATTAATCAGCGTAAAATTTTATCGCAACTGGCAGAACTTCAATATACTCGTAATGATCAAGCCTTTGAGCGTGGGACGTTTCGTGTGCGTGGGGAAGTGATTGACATTTTCCCTGCTGAATCAGACGATCAAGCATTACGCATTGAATTATTTGATGATGAAATTGAGCGCTTAAGCCTTTTCGATCCGCTCACCAATACCAGTTTTGGCGAAGTGCCGCGTTTTACCATTTATCCGAAAACGCACTATGTCACGCCACGTGAGCGTATTTTAGATACGATAGAAAAAGTAAAAGTCGAATTGGCAGAGCGTCGTGCTTATCTTTTAGAAAATAATAAGTTGCTCGAAGAACAACGTATTACCCAGCGCACGCAATTTGATATTGAAATGATGAATGAATTAGGCTACTGCTCAGGGATTGAAAACTATTCACGTTATTTGGCAAACCGCCCTGAAGGCGCGCCACCGCCGACGTTATTTGATTATTTACCAGCAGACGGGTTGTTGGTTATTGATGAATCCCACGTTACCGTTCCGCAAATTGGCGGGATGTACCGTGGCGATAGAGCGCGTAAAGAAACGTTGGTGGAATATGGATTCCGCTTGCCATCAGCCTTGGATAACCGCCCGATGAAATTTGAGGAATTTGAGGCACAAGCCCCGCAAACGATTTACGTTTCTGCAACGCCTGGACCGTATGAATTAGAAAAATCATGTGGAGAAGTGATTGATCAGGTTATTCGCCCAACAGGCTTGCTTGATCCTGAAATTGAAGTGCGCCCCGTTTCCACACAGGTTGACGATTTGCTTTCAGAATGTCGTGTACGAGCGGATAATAATGAACGTGTTTTAGTTACAGTGCTAACGAAAAAAATGGCGGAGGACTTAACGGATTATTTGGAAGAACATGGCGTACGAGTACGTTATCTGCATTCTGATATTGATACCGTAGAACGTGTAGAAATTTTGCGTGATTTACGTTTAGGCGAATTTGACGTGTTGGTGGGAATCAACTTATTGCGCGAAGGGTTGGATATCCCTGAAGTTTCTCTTGTCGCCATTTTGGATGCAGATAAAGAAGGCTTTTTGCGTTCCGAACGTTCTCTTATTCAAACCATAGGACGTGCTGCTCGAAATCTAAAAGGGAAAGCGATTCTTTATGCGGATCGCATTACTAACTCAATGGAAAAAGCGATAACCGAAACTAATCGCCGCCGTGAAAAACAAATGCAATTTAATAAGGATAATGGCATTGTGCCAAAAGGCTTAAATAAAAAGGTTGGCGAAATGTTAGATATCGGGCAGGGAAGTGGAGCGAAAAAATCAAGCTCAAATACTAAAACTGCAGAACCGAAAGCGGATTACACTTTCACTCATGATCCAAAACAATACGAAAAACAACGTAAAAAATTGGAACAAGAAATGTATAAATGCGCTCAAAATCTTGAATTTGAACGCGCTGCTGCCTTGCGTGATGAATTACACGAACTTGATAAATACTTCATCGGCGTAGCGCCAGAATAA
- the ttcA gene encoding tRNA 2-thiocytidine(32) synthetase TtcA, with protein MNTNQDKQDKKQIYNFNKLQKRLRRNVGNAIADFNMIEEGDKVMVCLSGGKDSYALLDILLNLRHNAPVHFDIVAVNLDQKQPGFPEHVLPQYLESIGVDYKIVEENTYGIVKEKIPEGKTTCSLCSRLRRGILYRTATELGATKIALGHHRDDMLETLFLNMFYGGKMKSMPPKLVSDDGKHVVIRPLAYCKEKDLIKYADAKQFPIIPCNLCGSQPNLQRQVIKEMLQTWDRQYPGRIETMFSALQNVTASHLCDPRLFDFKNIRQGSTLAGIEGDIAFDKEEMPNATTTFTPDDDSLILVKEVS; from the coding sequence ATGAATACCAATCAAGACAAACAAGATAAGAAACAAATCTACAATTTCAATAAATTGCAAAAACGCCTACGCCGTAATGTGGGGAATGCAATTGCCGATTTCAATATGATTGAAGAAGGCGATAAAGTCATGGTATGTCTTTCTGGGGGGAAAGATAGCTATGCTTTATTAGATATTTTATTAAATCTCCGTCATAACGCCCCAGTCCACTTTGATATCGTTGCCGTAAACCTCGACCAAAAACAACCTGGCTTCCCAGAACACGTGCTACCACAATATTTAGAAAGTATTGGTGTGGATTACAAAATCGTGGAAGAAAATACTTACGGTATCGTAAAAGAAAAAATTCCTGAGGGCAAAACAACCTGCTCGCTCTGCTCACGTTTACGTCGTGGTATTTTATATCGCACCGCAACGGAATTAGGCGCAACTAAAATTGCACTCGGTCACCACCGTGATGATATGCTCGAAACTTTATTCTTGAATATGTTCTACGGCGGCAAAATGAAATCAATGCCACCGAAACTGGTCAGCGATGATGGTAAACACGTTGTTATTCGCCCACTTGCGTACTGTAAAGAAAAAGATTTAATCAAATATGCGGATGCAAAACAATTCCCGATTATTCCGTGTAACCTTTGTGGTTCTCAGCCTAACTTACAACGCCAAGTTATTAAAGAAATGCTACAAACGTGGGATCGTCAATATCCAGGACGTATTGAAACCATGTTCAGTGCGTTACAAAATGTGACGGCGTCACACCTTTGCGATCCACGCTTATTCGATTTTAAAAATATTCGTCAAGGTAGTACGCTTGCAGGTATTGAAGGCGATATTGCTTTTGATAAAGAAGAAATGCCAAACGCAACAACAACTTTCACTCCAGATGATGACAGTCTAATTTTAGTTAAAGAAGTGAGCTAA
- a CDS encoding BPL-N domain-containing protein, whose product MLAKEYFIAIYNDEGVGNLGFTSLFAVAAEKLRIASCGLGRFHLSPISAKQILQGELHRYQALIVGGGADLPYLNALGQMGCEKIVQFVAQGGHYLGICAGAYFACDHIDFTGENSRIVGERYLKFFPGCGKGAFAELAHHRLYDGSSDCQKMIQIIDSHGNAMQALYYGGCGFVGDSAKVDRHFFYPNGLPAVISGQWGKGSFLLSGVHFEYDSESYRCTQGINTVNKQQIYAALQNGKYGEAIWQKVAKLICKE is encoded by the coding sequence ATGTTAGCAAAAGAATATTTTATCGCCATATATAACGATGAGGGCGTGGGTAACTTAGGTTTTACCTCTTTGTTTGCCGTAGCAGCAGAAAAACTTCGCATAGCAAGTTGCGGCTTGGGGCGTTTTCACCTATCACCAATTTCGGCAAAACAAATTTTGCAAGGCGAGTTGCACCGTTATCAGGCACTGATTGTCGGTGGTGGGGCGGATTTGCCATATTTAAATGCTTTGGGGCAGATGGGGTGTGAAAAAATTGTGCAGTTTGTCGCACAAGGTGGGCATTATCTTGGGATTTGTGCAGGAGCGTATTTTGCGTGTGATCATATTGATTTTACGGGTGAAAATAGCCGAATCGTCGGGGAGCGTTATCTAAAATTTTTTCCTGGATGTGGAAAAGGCGCATTCGCGGAATTAGCACATCATCGCCTTTATGATGGCAGTAGCGATTGCCAAAAGATGATTCAGATCATCGATTCGCATGGGAATGCCATGCAAGCTTTATATTACGGAGGCTGTGGCTTTGTGGGCGATTCTGCAAAAGTTGATCGTCACTTTTTCTATCCCAATGGTTTGCCTGCCGTGATTTCAGGGCAATGGGGGAAGGGAAGTTTTCTACTATCAGGTGTGCATTTTGAATACGATAGTGAAAGTTATCGTTGTACTCAGGGCATAAATACGGTGAACAAACAGCAGATTTATGCCGCCTTGCAGAATGGAAAGTATGGCGAGGCTATTTGGCAAAAGGTGGCGAAATTAATTTGCAAAGAATAA
- a CDS encoding amino acid ABC transporter permease: MTDARVALVTDAFLPMVKAAVMVSIPLAIVSFICGMIIAVLVALVRVTPVKGFFHGLLYSLVKGYVSIIRGTPLLVQLVIVFYGLPALNIFIDPIPAAIIGFSLNIGAYGSEIVRAAITSVPKGQWEAGYSIGMSYMQTFRRIIAPQAIKVAIPPLSNTFIGLFKETSLASIVTVTEMFRVAQQMANMSYDFLPVYIEAAAIYWCFCFVLFLIQARIEKRLNCFAS; encoded by the coding sequence ATGACCGATGCACGGGTTGCTTTGGTCACTGATGCCTTTCTTCCGATGGTTAAAGCAGCGGTAATGGTATCAATTCCACTCGCTATCGTTTCCTTTATTTGTGGAATGATTATTGCTGTTTTAGTCGCTTTAGTACGTGTTACCCCAGTCAAAGGGTTCTTCCACGGGCTTTTATATAGTTTAGTCAAAGGGTATGTGTCTATTATCCGTGGTACGCCATTACTCGTACAATTAGTTATTGTTTTCTACGGATTACCTGCATTAAATATTTTTATTGATCCTATCCCTGCTGCAATTATCGGTTTTTCTTTAAATATCGGGGCGTATGGTTCTGAAATTGTGCGTGCAGCAATTACTTCTGTTCCAAAAGGACAATGGGAAGCGGGATATAGTATTGGTATGAGCTATATGCAGACTTTCCGTCGCATTATTGCTCCACAAGCTATCAAGGTAGCGATTCCACCGCTCAGTAATACCTTTATCGGTTTATTTAAAGAAACATCACTTGCGTCAATCGTTACCGTAACAGAAATGTTCCGTGTAGCACAACAAATGGCAAATATGTCATACGACTTCTTGCCTGTTTACATTGAAGCTGCAGCGATTTACTGGTGTTTCTGCTTTGTTTTATTCTTAATTCAAGCGCGTATTGAAAAACGCTTAAATTGCTTTGCCTCTTAA
- the secG gene encoding preprotein translocase subunit SecG translates to MYEALLVIYLIIAVVLIGFILIQQGKGANVGASFGGGASGTIFGSRGAGNFLSHTTAVLATIFFLISIALGNINSHHSAKNEGFNNLSQVAEQVQQQEQTAAKTQSNTDIPR, encoded by the coding sequence ATGTACGAAGCTCTACTTGTTATTTACTTAATTATCGCGGTTGTATTAATCGGATTTATCCTTATTCAACAAGGTAAAGGAGCTAACGTAGGTGCTTCATTTGGTGGTGGCGCATCTGGAACTATCTTCGGTTCACGTGGTGCAGGTAACTTCTTATCGCACACAACTGCCGTTTTAGCGACAATTTTCTTTTTAATTAGCATTGCATTGGGAAATATCAATTCTCATCACAGTGCAAAGAATGAAGGTTTTAACAACCTATCACAAGTAGCAGAACAAGTTCAACAACAAGAACAGACAGCTGCGAAAACTCAAAGTAATACAGATATTCCTCGATAA
- the nudF gene encoding ADP-ribose diphosphatase — MQKFGYEDLTILREEPLYDGFFKLKKIYFKHKLFAGGESDIVVRELLIKGAAVAVIAYDPMRDEVVMVEQVRIGAYDPKLNNSPWLLELIAGMVKTGESPEEVAIRESEEEAGIKVENLTHALSVWDSPGGTIERIHILAGMTDSTTAQGLHGLAEEHEDIRVHVLPREKAYEMVSNGEIDNCIAVLGLQWLQLNYQKLIQAWG, encoded by the coding sequence ATGCAAAAATTCGGTTACGAGGATCTTACAATTTTGCGAGAAGAACCGCTTTATGATGGCTTTTTTAAACTAAAAAAGATTTACTTTAAGCATAAACTGTTTGCTGGCGGGGAAAGTGATATCGTTGTGCGTGAATTACTGATTAAAGGCGCAGCCGTTGCCGTTATTGCGTACGATCCAATGCGTGATGAAGTGGTGATGGTGGAACAAGTGCGAATCGGTGCTTACGATCCAAAACTCAACAATTCACCATGGCTTTTAGAATTAATCGCAGGTATGGTCAAAACTGGGGAAAGTCCAGAAGAAGTAGCAATTCGTGAAAGTGAAGAAGAGGCGGGCATTAAAGTTGAAAACCTCACCCATGCCCTTAGCGTATGGGACAGCCCAGGTGGCACGATAGAACGTATCCATATCCTAGCGGGCATGACCGATAGCACAACCGCTCAAGGTTTACATGGTTTAGCCGAAGAACACGAAGATATCCGTGTACATGTGTTGCCACGTGAAAAAGCCTACGAAATGGTAAGCAATGGTGAAATCGATAACTGTATCGCCGTGCTTGGTTTGCAATGGTTACAATTAAATTATCAAAAATTAATCCAAGCTTGGGGATAA
- a CDS encoding biotin transporter BioY gives MMIIQQTKFFFIDNSLKVTAIKAIIGSLFIALLAQVSIPLQPVPITGQTLGVTIVGFAFGKRAGVASVALYLLEGALGLPVFANGSSGIAAFFGPTGGYLYGFLATAYILGYFSDKGILNYPMAAFFIAIIASATTFVFGLFQLSFFVPADKVLEYGFTPFIAGGLLKALIASFTVSGAYKLSKKLDEKMQ, from the coding sequence ATGATGATTATTCAACAAACAAAATTTTTCTTTATTGATAACAGCCTGAAAGTCACGGCAATTAAGGCGATCATTGGTTCGCTATTTATTGCCTTATTAGCCCAAGTTTCTATCCCACTTCAACCCGTCCCCATTACAGGACAAACCCTTGGTGTAACCATTGTTGGTTTTGCATTTGGCAAACGTGCAGGGGTTGCCAGTGTCGCACTCTACTTATTAGAAGGTGCCCTTGGCTTACCTGTCTTTGCAAATGGTAGCAGTGGCATTGCTGCTTTCTTTGGACCTACGGGGGGCTATTTATATGGTTTCTTAGCGACTGCTTATATTCTAGGCTATTTTTCTGACAAAGGCATTTTAAATTACCCAATGGCCGCATTTTTTATCGCAATCATTGCCTCTGCAACTACTTTCGTTTTTGGATTATTCCAACTTTCATTCTTCGTCCCTGCGGATAAAGTCCTTGAATATGGTTTCACCCCATTTATTGCTGGTGGTTTACTCAAAGCCCTTATCGCAAGTTTTACCGTATCGGGTGCTTATAAACTCAGTAAAAAACTTGATGAAAAAATGCAATAA
- the cpdA gene encoding 3',5'-cyclic-AMP phosphodiesterase, with product MSDAYQHNIDSDAVKFIQITDPHLFEDESSALLGMNTSDSFSQVLKEVVADTFPYECVLATGDLVQDRAKKSYERFCQQIKSLNKPIFWTTGNHDYLPDMHEVLGQYPDYIFPHKHILMGKHWQVLLLDSQVYGVPYGRLSPCQLAWLDQKLYQNPERYTLVVFHHHIISTDSAWLDQHNLRNVYDLLTILKKYPNVKGILGGHIHQSMDKMWEGYRVMSTPSTCIQFKPANHKFKLDELQPGWREVTLHANGDIETQVKRVQQKTFLPNLLGEGY from the coding sequence TTGAGTGACGCTTATCAACATAATATCGATTCAGATGCCGTAAAATTTATTCAAATAACCGATCCCCATCTTTTTGAAGATGAAAGTAGTGCGTTATTGGGAATGAATACGTCGGATTCTTTTTCACAAGTTTTAAAAGAAGTGGTAGCGGATACTTTCCCTTACGAATGCGTACTTGCAACAGGTGATTTGGTGCAAGATCGTGCGAAGAAAAGCTATGAGCGTTTTTGTCAGCAAATTAAATCACTCAATAAACCTATCTTTTGGACAACAGGCAACCACGATTATTTACCCGATATGCACGAAGTATTGGGGCAGTACCCTGATTATATTTTTCCACACAAACATATTCTCATGGGTAAACACTGGCAAGTTTTACTTTTAGATAGCCAGGTTTATGGTGTGCCATACGGACGCTTAAGCCCGTGCCAATTAGCATGGCTTGATCAGAAACTCTATCAAAATCCAGAACGTTATACCTTGGTGGTTTTTCATCATCATATTATTTCGACTGATTCCGCATGGCTCGATCAGCACAATTTGCGTAATGTATATGATTTATTAACGATCTTGAAAAAATACCCTAATGTAAAAGGGATTCTCGGCGGGCATATCCATCAAAGTATGGATAAAATGTGGGAAGGTTATCGTGTGATGTCCACACCATCAACTTGTATTCAATTTAAACCCGCTAACCATAAGTTTAAACTTGACGAACTTCAGCCCGGCTGGCGCGAAGTCACCCTCCACGCAAATGGCGATATTGAAACCCAAGTTAAACGCGTCCAACAAAAAACGTTCCTCCCGAATCTGTTAGGGGAAGGGTATTAG
- a CDS encoding amino acid ABC transporter substrate-binding protein: MFKKLLLTSVAVAVAVPAFAQSSLIDRINDHGTIVVGTEGTYKPFTYHNADGKLTGYDVEVTRAVAKKLGVKVDFRETEWSGMLAGLKSGRFDMVANQISLTTPARRATFDKSAPYDYSSDVLVTRKDENSIKGLNDIKGKRAASALNSHYGEVAQQYGAIIVPVDGMAMALTLIGQKRADLTFNDSLSVLDYLKQHPNAPYKIVWASPDKRAVGFGLNKGNEQALEKINAALEELRKDGTLKQLGIEFFGKDISVK, encoded by the coding sequence ATGTTTAAAAAACTTTTATTAACCTCAGTAGCGGTCGCTGTCGCTGTGCCAGCTTTTGCACAAAGTAGCCTTATCGATCGTATTAATGATCACGGCACTATCGTGGTAGGAACGGAAGGAACGTACAAACCGTTTACTTACCATAATGCAGATGGCAAATTAACTGGCTATGATGTAGAAGTGACACGTGCTGTCGCAAAAAAATTAGGCGTAAAAGTAGATTTTCGTGAAACCGAATGGAGTGGCATGCTTGCAGGGTTAAAATCAGGTCGTTTTGATATGGTTGCCAACCAAATTTCACTCACCACGCCTGCACGCCGAGCAACTTTTGATAAATCAGCTCCTTATGACTATTCAAGTGATGTGTTAGTTACCCGCAAAGATGAAAATTCCATTAAAGGGTTAAATGATATTAAAGGAAAACGTGCTGCATCTGCATTAAATTCACATTACGGCGAAGTTGCACAACAATATGGTGCAATCATCGTTCCAGTTGATGGTATGGCAATGGCTCTCACACTCATCGGTCAAAAACGTGCTGATCTCACCTTTAACGATTCTTTATCTGTTTTAGATTATTTAAAACAACACCCAAATGCGCCTTATAAAATTGTATGGGCATCACCAGACAAACGTGCTGTCGGTTTTGGTTTAAATAAAGGAAACGAACAAGCGCTTGAAAAAATTAATGCTGCGCTTGAAGAACTTCGCAAAGATGGCACATTAAAACAACTTGGTATTGAATTTTTCGGGAAAGATATTAGTGTTAAATAG
- the truA gene encoding tRNA pseudouridine(38-40) synthase TruA, translated as MKIALGVEYLGEKYYGWQRQEKVRSVQEELEKALSFVANEPIEVFCAGRTDSGVHATGQVVHFETQANRPEKAWTFGTNANLPDDIAVRWAKIVDEDFHARFSATARRYRYIILNQKQRGAILSAGVTHYHLPLDHHKMHEAAQALLGERDFTSFRAAQCQSKTPWRNVHHVKVTRHGDYIVVDIQANAFLHHMVRNIVGSLLEIGAGNKPVDWMKTLLELKDRSQAAPTAKANGLYLVKAFYPEHFQLPEMPLGPLFLPENLE; from the coding sequence ATGAAAATTGCGCTTGGCGTAGAATATCTTGGTGAAAAATATTACGGTTGGCAACGACAAGAGAAAGTCAGAAGTGTACAAGAAGAATTAGAAAAAGCCTTGTCTTTTGTTGCGAATGAGCCGATCGAAGTCTTTTGTGCAGGGCGCACTGATTCGGGCGTGCATGCGACAGGGCAGGTTGTGCATTTTGAAACTCAAGCAAACCGCCCAGAAAAAGCGTGGACATTTGGCACCAATGCGAATTTACCTGATGATATTGCTGTGCGTTGGGCAAAAATTGTCGATGAAGATTTTCACGCACGCTTTAGTGCAACAGCACGCCGTTACCGCTACATTATTTTAAATCAAAAACAACGTGGTGCGATTTTATCTGCAGGCGTGACCCATTACCATTTGCCACTCGATCATCATAAAATGCACGAGGCAGCCCAAGCATTATTAGGCGAACGAGATTTTACTTCATTCCGTGCCGCACAATGTCAATCTAAAACCCCATGGCGTAATGTGCATCATGTCAAAGTAACGCGCCACGGCGATTATATCGTAGTAGATATTCAAGCGAATGCGTTTTTACATCACATGGTGCGAAATATTGTCGGCAGTTTATTAGAAATTGGCGCAGGCAATAAACCAGTAGATTGGATGAAAACCTTATTAGAATTAAAAGATCGCTCTCAAGCTGCCCCGACAGCAAAAGCGAACGGATTATATTTAGTCAAAGCATTTTACCCTGAACATTTTCAATTACCAGAAATGCCACTTGGTCCATTATTCCTACCTGAAAACCTCGAATAA
- the rplY gene encoding 50S ribosomal protein L25 — MAFTFEAKTRTAYGKGASRRLRHNGEFPAIIYGGEEAPVSIILNHDEVNNAQAHDSFYSEVITLVVDGKEVPVKVQAMQRHPFKPKLVHIDFKRA, encoded by the coding sequence ATGGCATTTACATTTGAAGCAAAAACACGTACTGCGTATGGTAAGGGTGCGAGCCGCCGCCTACGTCACAATGGTGAATTCCCAGCAATCATCTACGGTGGTGAAGAAGCACCAGTTTCTATCATCTTAAACCACGATGAAGTAAACAACGCACAAGCTCATGACAGCTTCTATAGCGAAGTTATTACTTTAGTTGTTGACGGTAAAGAAGTGCCTGTAAAAGTACAAGCAATGCAACGTCACCCATTCAAACCAAAACTAGTGCACATCGATTTCAAACGTGCTTAA